A stretch of the Clostridium botulinum genome encodes the following:
- a CDS encoding peptide chain release factor 3 yields MANLRSQIEKRRTFAIISHPDAGKTTLTEKLLLYGGAIREAGSVKGRRASKHAVSDWMEIEKQRGISVTSSVLQFNYDSHCINILDTPGHQDFSEDTYRTLMAADSAVMVIDGAKGVEAQTRKLFHVCSLREIPIFTFINKLDREARDPFELLEDIEEELGIKSYPMNWPIGCGAHFKGVYDRVKKQVLIFNGGNHGSSAVSILEGGLDDENIIEIIGEDLHEKLIEEIELLDEAGEEFDLEKISNGELTPIFFGSALTNFGVQPFLEGFLKLTPPPLNRHSDIGEIDAFSEDFTAFVFKIQANMNKAHRDRIAFMRICSGKFTKGMEVFHMEQGKKIKLAQPQQFLAEEREIVDEAYAGDIIGVFDPGMFRIGDTLCSASNKFKFDGIPTFAPEHFARVRTVDTMKRKQFIKGITEIAQEGAIQVFKELHIGIEEIIVGVVGVLQFEVLEYRLKNEYNVDIKMERLPYRYIRWIEQSEIQPDKLNITSDTKVVKDLKDKDLLIFSNDWGINWALEHNNGLVLSDISKA; encoded by the coding sequence GTGGCAAATTTGAGAAGTCAAATAGAGAAAAGAAGAACTTTTGCTATAATATCCCATCCTGATGCGGGTAAAACAACACTTACAGAAAAACTTCTATTATACGGAGGAGCTATAAGAGAAGCAGGTTCTGTTAAAGGAAGAAGAGCTTCAAAGCATGCTGTATCTGACTGGATGGAAATAGAAAAACAAAGAGGTATTTCTGTTACATCTTCAGTATTGCAATTTAATTATGATAGTCATTGCATAAACATATTAGATACACCAGGTCACCAAGACTTTAGTGAAGATACATATAGAACTCTTATGGCTGCAGACAGTGCAGTAATGGTAATAGATGGAGCAAAAGGTGTAGAAGCACAAACAAGAAAGCTATTCCATGTATGTAGTTTAAGAGAAATACCTATATTTACTTTTATAAATAAGTTAGATAGAGAAGCAAGAGATCCTTTTGAGTTATTAGAAGATATAGAAGAGGAGCTTGGTATAAAATCATATCCTATGAATTGGCCTATAGGATGTGGAGCACATTTTAAGGGTGTATATGACAGAGTTAAAAAACAAGTCTTAATATTTAATGGTGGAAATCATGGTTCTAGTGCGGTAAGTATTCTAGAAGGTGGTTTAGACGATGAAAATATTATAGAGATAATAGGTGAAGATTTACATGAAAAATTAATTGAGGAAATTGAACTTCTTGATGAAGCAGGAGAAGAATTCGATTTGGAAAAAATATCGAATGGAGAATTAACTCCTATATTTTTTGGTAGTGCATTAACTAACTTTGGTGTTCAACCATTCCTTGAAGGATTTTTAAAACTTACACCACCTCCACTAAATAGACATTCTGATATTGGAGAAATAGATGCTTTTAGCGAAGATTTTACAGCCTTTGTATTTAAGATTCAAGCCAATATGAACAAAGCACATAGGGATAGAATTGCATTTATGAGAATTTGTTCAGGAAAGTTTACAAAGGGTATGGAAGTATTCCATATGGAACAGGGTAAAAAAATAAAACTAGCTCAACCACAACAATTCTTAGCTGAGGAAAGAGAAATTGTTGATGAAGCGTATGCAGGAGATATAATAGGTGTATTTGATCCAGGTATGTTCAGAATAGGAGATACTTTATGTTCAGCATCTAATAAATTTAAATTTGATGGAATACCAACATTCGCCCCAGAACATTTTGCAAGAGTTAGAACTGTAGATACAATGAAAAGAAAACAATTTATTAAAGGTATAACTGAAATTGCTCAAGAAGGAGCTATTCAAGTATTTAAAGAGCTTCATATAGGAATTGAAGAAATCATTGTAGGAGTGGTTGGTGTACTTCAATTTGAAGTATTAGAGTATAGACTAAAAAATGAATATAATGTTGATATTAAGATGGAAAGACTTCCATATAGATATATAAGATGGATAGAACAATCAGAAATTCAACCAGATAAGCTTAATATAACTAGTGATACTAAAGTAGTTAAAGATTTAAAAGACAAAGACTTACTTATATTTAGTAATGATTGGGGAATAAATTGGGCACTTGAGCATAATAATGGACTTGTATTATCCGATATAAGTAAAGCTTAA
- the trpS gene encoding tryptophan--tRNA ligase, producing the protein MQETEQKKVIFSGIQPSGDLTLGNYLGALKNWVKLQDEYDCYYCIVDMHAITVKQQPKDLRRRTLELLSIYVAAGIDPEKNTIFIQSHVPAHAETAWILNCNSYMGELSRMTQYKDKSQKYGNNIGVGLFTYPVLMAADILLYQTDLVPVGKDQKQHLELTRDIAERFNGTYSPTFKVPEPYIPKAGAKIMDLQEPTKKMSKSSDNPNSFILIMDPPEVIRKKISRAVTDSLGVVKYSDEQPGVKNLMTILSVIKGKSFEAIEKEYEGQGYAQFKKDVAEAIVEELTPIQEKVKELVSNKEYLESIYKKGAEKANYVATKTLRKMQKKTGFIPR; encoded by the coding sequence GTGCAAGAAACAGAACAAAAGAAGGTTATTTTTAGCGGAATACAGCCTTCAGGAGATTTAACTTTAGGTAACTATTTAGGAGCGTTAAAAAATTGGGTTAAACTTCAAGATGAATATGATTGTTATTATTGTATAGTTGATATGCATGCTATAACAGTAAAACAACAACCAAAGGATTTAAGAAGAAGAACTTTAGAACTTCTTTCTATATATGTCGCTGCTGGAATTGATCCAGAAAAAAATACAATATTTATTCAATCGCATGTTCCAGCTCATGCAGAGACAGCATGGATTTTAAACTGTAATTCATATATGGGCGAACTTTCAAGAATGACACAATATAAAGATAAATCTCAAAAGTATGGAAATAATATAGGTGTAGGTTTATTTACTTATCCTGTATTAATGGCAGCAGATATTTTATTATATCAAACAGATTTAGTACCAGTAGGAAAAGATCAAAAACAACATTTAGAGTTAACACGTGATATTGCGGAAAGATTTAATGGGACATATAGTCCTACATTTAAAGTACCAGAACCATACATACCAAAAGCTGGAGCTAAAATAATGGATCTTCAAGAACCAACTAAAAAGATGTCTAAATCATCTGATAATCCTAATTCATTTATACTTATTATGGATCCACCAGAAGTTATCAGAAAAAAAATATCAAGAGCAGTAACAGATAGTTTAGGAGTAGTTAAATATTCTGATGAACAACCTGGAGTTAAGAATTTAATGACAATATTAAGTGTAATTAAAGGCAAAAGTTTTGAAGCTATAGAAAAAGAGTACGAAGGTCAAGGCTATGCACAATTTAAGAAAGATGTAGCAGAGGCAATAGTAGAAGAATTGACTCCTATTCAAGAAAAAGTTAAAGAGTTAGTATCTAATAAAGAATATTTAGAAAGTATATATAAAAAGGGTGCAGAAAAGGCTAATTATGTGGCTACTAAAACACTTAGAAAAATGCAAAAGAAAACAGGTTTTATACCTAGATAA
- the tyrS gene encoding tyrosine--tRNA ligase — MENVFDTLMERGYIKQTTHEEEIRELLGKEKITFYIGFDPTADSLHVGHFIAMMFMAHMQRAGHRPIALVGGGTAMIGDPSGKTDMRKMLTKEQIDVHVAGIKKQLGRFIDFSDDKAILVNNADWLLDAKYVEFIREIGIHFSVNKMLTAECFKQRLEKGLSFLEFNYMLMQAYDFLELNRKYGCVMELGGDDQWSNMIAGMDLIRRKERKPAFAMTCSLLTNSEGQKMGKTVGGALWLDAEKTSPYDFYQYWRNVADADVEKCLSLLTFVPMDEVKRLSALEGAAINEAKKVLAFEVTKLVHGEEEAQKSQAAAEALFSGGADMSNVPTVEISKDDIGTALLEVLLNGKVIPSKKEGRRLIEQGGLYMNDENVTDPNVTLEESDLKDGSALIKKGKKKYYRIVVK; from the coding sequence ATGGAAAATGTATTTGATACCTTAATGGAACGTGGATACATAAAACAAACAACACATGAAGAAGAAATTAGAGAATTATTAGGAAAAGAAAAAATAACTTTTTATATAGGATTTGACCCAACAGCAGATAGTCTTCATGTAGGGCATTTTATAGCTATGATGTTTATGGCTCATATGCAAAGAGCTGGACATAGACCAATAGCTTTAGTTGGTGGTGGAACTGCTATGATTGGAGATCCTAGTGGAAAGACTGACATGAGAAAAATGCTTACAAAAGAGCAAATAGACGTACATGTAGCTGGTATAAAGAAACAACTTGGAAGATTTATTGATTTTTCAGATGATAAAGCTATATTAGTAAACAATGCAGACTGGCTTTTAGATGCTAAGTATGTAGAGTTTATAAGAGAAATAGGTATACATTTTTCAGTTAATAAAATGCTTACAGCAGAATGTTTTAAACAAAGATTAGAAAAAGGATTATCTTTCTTAGAATTTAACTATATGTTAATGCAAGCTTATGATTTCTTAGAATTAAACAGAAAATATGGCTGTGTTATGGAACTTGGTGGAGATGACCAATGGTCAAATATGATTGCTGGTATGGATCTTATAAGAAGAAAAGAGAGAAAACCTGCTTTTGCTATGACTTGCAGTCTTTTAACTAATAGTGAAGGTCAAAAGATGGGTAAAACAGTAGGGGGAGCATTATGGCTTGATGCTGAGAAAACATCACCATATGATTTCTATCAATACTGGAGAAATGTAGCTGATGCAGATGTTGAAAAATGTTTATCACTTCTTACTTTTGTTCCAATGGATGAGGTTAAAAGATTAAGCGCTCTTGAAGGAGCTGCTATAAATGAAGCTAAGAAAGTATTAGCATTTGAAGTAACTAAACTTGTTCATGGTGAAGAAGAAGCACAAAAATCACAAGCAGCAGCTGAAGCGTTATTTAGTGGTGGGGCTGATATGAGCAATGTTCCAACTGTTGAAATATCAAAGGATGATATTGGAACAGCGTTATTAGAGGTTCTTTTAAATGGGAAAGTTATTCCATCTAAAAAAGAAGGAAGAAGATTAATAGAGCAAGGTGGACTTTACATGAATGATGAAAATGTAACAGATCCAAATGTTACACTTGAAGAATCTGATTTAAAAGATGGAAGTGCTTTAATTAAAAAAGGAAAGAAAAAGTACTATAGAATAGTTGTAAAATAA
- the yidA gene encoding sugar-phosphatase: MYKLIALDMDGTLLNSEHLITDENKEAIKRATEQGVKVVLATGRMITGIENYLEELNLNTDENYCVTCNGAIVVNAGTKEILSKIVLGYEDLCYLNELSKKLDVYIHAVTPTKSLVPKMNEFTAKELHMNKTRFEEIPLENADKSVEVIKVLLVGPKEKIASIMHTLPKEVYEKYTVVRSHDNFLEFLDKRINKGFGVECLGQKLGINKEEIICVGDAENDLHMIEYAGLGVAMDNAFPDVKKASDFITYSNNESGVAHVINKFILNKND; the protein is encoded by the coding sequence ATGTATAAACTAATCGCTTTAGATATGGACGGAACACTTTTAAATAGTGAACATTTAATAACAGACGAAAATAAAGAGGCAATAAAAAGAGCTACTGAACAAGGTGTTAAAGTTGTTTTGGCTACAGGAAGAATGATAACTGGAATAGAAAATTACTTAGAAGAGCTTAATCTTAACACTGATGAAAATTACTGTGTAACTTGTAATGGTGCAATAGTTGTTAATGCAGGTACAAAAGAAATTTTATCAAAAATAGTATTAGGTTATGAAGATCTTTGCTACTTAAATGAATTAAGTAAAAAGTTAGATGTATATATACATGCAGTAACGCCAACTAAATCATTAGTTCCTAAAATGAATGAATTTACTGCAAAAGAACTTCATATGAACAAAACTCGTTTTGAAGAGATTCCTTTAGAAAATGCAGATAAATCTGTAGAGGTAATAAAAGTTTTACTTGTAGGACCTAAAGAAAAAATTGCATCAATTATGCACACTTTACCTAAAGAAGTTTATGAAAAATATACAGTTGTAAGAAGTCATGATAATTTCTTAGAATTTCTAGATAAAAGAATTAACAAAGGTTTTGGTGTTGAATGTCTTGGTCAAAAATTAGGCATAAATAAAGAAGAAATTATCTGTGTCGGTGATGCCGAAAATGACCTTCATATGATTGAATATGCAGGTCTTGGAGTTGCTATGGACAATGCCTTTCCAGATGTAAAAAAAGCTTCTGATTTTATTACTTATTCAAATAATGAAAGCGGAGTTGCTCATGTTATAAATAAATTTATACTAAACAAAAACGACTAA
- a CDS encoding NAD(P)/FAD-dependent oxidoreductase, with the protein MKENLYWTKINKHYKHYPSLNSNETCDVVIIGGGISGCITSYYLASYNIDTILLEKNSLAENSISRSLGFIEDTTDLSILELKKYIGEKKALKANLFCKKSLDNLENNLFCNDCLHLIEHKNVKYIDTTTNDSTFKNCIIVDPLKLCHTLLKKSQKKNCKIYENTNALGYDYFSGEIKVKTSNSHYIKCKKIIFTDIFSSYKLIKEWELLEFFNAHYIVTKPICNLNKDFFQKYSILKDNDDIYTYIRPTKDNRLMLSEFKGGSDEDKATYLLSKLQDILNYSKDLNIDYYFNKTYGESPDCLPYIGQHPKFNNCYFNLALGRNNICYSLIGAEILKDLILYNDTSHTDLFSFERL; encoded by the coding sequence ATGAAAGAAAACTTATACTGGACCAAAATTAATAAACATTATAAACACTATCCTTCTTTAAATTCTAATGAAACATGTGATGTAGTAATAATAGGAGGTGGAATATCTGGTTGTATAACAAGCTATTATCTCGCTAGTTATAATATAGATACTATCTTACTTGAAAAAAATTCTCTCGCTGAAAATAGCATTTCTCGAAGTTTAGGTTTTATTGAAGATACTACTGATTTATCTATATTAGAATTAAAAAAATATATAGGAGAAAAAAAAGCCTTAAAAGCTAATCTCTTTTGTAAAAAATCATTGGATAATTTAGAAAATAATCTTTTTTGTAATGATTGTCTACATCTTATTGAACATAAGAATGTTAAATATATAGATACAACAACTAATGATAGTACATTTAAAAATTGTATAATAGTTGATCCTTTAAAACTATGTCATACACTTTTAAAAAAATCACAAAAAAAGAATTGCAAAATATATGAAAATACAAATGCACTAGGTTATGATTATTTTTCTGGTGAAATAAAAGTGAAAACTTCTAATTCACATTATATTAAATGCAAAAAAATTATATTTACAGATATATTTTCTTCATATAAGTTAATTAAAGAATGGGAGCTTTTAGAATTTTTTAATGCCCACTATATTGTCACTAAACCTATTTGCAATTTAAATAAAGATTTTTTTCAAAAGTACTCTATTCTAAAAGACAATGATGATATATATACTTATATTAGACCTACTAAAGACAATAGACTTATGTTATCAGAATTTAAAGGGGGCTCAGATGAAGATAAAGCAACCTATCTTTTAAGTAAGTTACAAGATATATTAAATTATTCTAAAGATCTAAATATAGATTATTATTTTAATAAAACCTATGGTGAATCACCAGATTGTTTACCTTATATAGGACAACATCCTAAATTTAATAATTGTTACTTTAACTTAGCTTTAGGAAGAAATAATATATGTTATAGTTTAATTGGTGCAGAAATCTTAAAAGATTTAATTTTATATAATGATACTTCTCATACAGATTTGTTTAGCTTTGAAAGACTTTAA
- a CDS encoding ECF transporter S component: MEHNNKKQVLISNRLKLIDLIQIGLMAAIVFVLTSIVHIPSFMGVIHLGDSMIFLGAILLGKKKGAISAAIGMSLFDVLNGYILWAPFTFFIKGIMGYIAGVICYRKNYNAENLLNNLFGFIVSGLFMIVAYYLSGVIMARFLIMKVATIDQAFVIALKDIPGNISQVVGGIIISLPLSLILKKTLKK, translated from the coding sequence ATGGAACATAATAATAAAAAACAAGTGTTAATATCAAATCGTCTAAAGCTCATAGACTTAATTCAAATTGGGTTAATGGCAGCTATAGTTTTTGTTTTAACTTCTATAGTTCATATACCATCTTTTATGGGAGTTATACATCTAGGAGATAGTATGATATTTTTAGGTGCCATATTGTTAGGAAAGAAAAAAGGAGCTATTTCAGCTGCTATAGGTATGAGTTTATTTGATGTTTTAAATGGATATATTTTATGGGCACCTTTTACATTTTTTATAAAAGGTATTATGGGATATATAGCAGGTGTCATATGTTATAGAAAAAATTACAATGCTGAAAATTTATTAAATAATTTATTTGGATTTATTGTATCTGGATTATTTATGATTGTGGCATATTATTTAAGTGGAGTAATTATGGCTAGATTTTTAATAATGAAAGTAGCCACTATAGATCAAGCATTTGTCATTGCACTAAAAGATATTCCAGGTAATATATCTCAAGTTGTTGGCGGAATAATTATATCTCTTCCATTGAGCTTAATATTGAAGAAAACACTAAAAAAATAA
- a CDS encoding sensor domain-containing diguanylate cyclase → MNDYEVDSKNQLKKKYFKLKDEFETYQNFAESTIQIITKKNIKLEKKLDAITNIVEISKYINSFLSNKNLIPMINDMIIGILGATYSYIYIVESKELVIKATNVENLNYDFYNDGDYKELFNGKYFIINSKKPLLKEDILKSEIHSLIGVPIYIREKFMGYIVVQHTLNNFFGHDHINFISTIANQVAIALENNFLYNQIREMAIRDPLIGIYNRKHFFNIIEKKFKKNASKNFAIVMLDIDDFKCVNDLYGHQVGDIVLKETGKIIVDNLDKDDVVGRYGGEEIIVYIENYNNTIEVYKKIDKIRMKISENIVMYKGKKVCITASFGISYYPQDGESLNTVIAAADSRLYTAKRTSKNKVIYN, encoded by the coding sequence ATGAATGACTACGAAGTTGATTCAAAAAATCAACTTAAAAAAAAGTATTTTAAATTAAAAGATGAGTTTGAGACATATCAAAATTTCGCAGAAAGTACTATTCAAATTATAACTAAAAAAAATATAAAACTAGAGAAAAAGTTAGATGCTATAACCAATATTGTTGAAATTAGTAAGTATATAAACTCATTTCTTAGTAATAAAAATTTGATTCCTATGATAAACGATATGATAATAGGAATTTTAGGAGCTACCTATTCATATATTTATATTGTTGAAAGTAAAGAATTAGTTATAAAAGCTACAAATGTTGAGAACTTAAACTATGATTTTTATAATGATGGGGATTATAAAGAATTATTTAATGGTAAATATTTTATAATAAATTCTAAAAAGCCTTTATTAAAAGAGGATATTTTAAAAAGTGAAATTCATTCATTGATAGGTGTTCCTATATATATAAGAGAAAAATTTATGGGTTATATAGTTGTACAACATACTTTAAATAATTTTTTTGGACATGATCATATAAATTTTATTTCAACTATAGCTAATCAGGTGGCAATAGCATTAGAAAATAACTTTTTATATAATCAAATAAGAGAAATGGCAATTAGAGATCCTTTAATTGGAATATATAATAGAAAGCATTTTTTTAATATAATAGAAAAAAAATTTAAAAAAAATGCATCTAAAAATTTTGCTATAGTTATGTTAGATATTGATGATTTTAAATGCGTAAATGATTTATATGGTCATCAGGTAGGAGATATAGTTTTAAAGGAAACAGGAAAAATAATTGTGGATAATTTAGATAAAGATGATGTAGTAGGACGTTATGGAGGAGAAGAAATAATTGTATATATTGAAAATTACAATAATACAATAGAAGTATATAAAAAGATTGATAAAATAAGAATGAAAATAAGCGAAAATATAGTAATGTATAAAGGAAAAAAAGTATGTATTACGGCTAGTTTTGGAATTTCTTATTATCCACAAGATGGAGAAAGCTTAAATACTGTAATTGCTGCTGCTGATAGTAGATTATATACTGCTAAAAGAACAAGTAAAAATAAAGTTATTTATAATTAA
- a CDS encoding Cof-type HAD-IIB family hydrolase, protein MYKLIGIDIDGTLVKNNKTLSNKTIETIEKAKKKGIKIVLVTGRPIQGLKQYTEKLGLNSDNDYGIACSGGFIQCLGNKKVIFESSLTFKEFNYLYNLSKDLNITLNFLSRDTILTPNLNLTTQVECFLSNMSMKITDFKTLDKNTFINRIVYINETDDFANHLMKIIKRANIKYTFPEKLHGNSNLILDEDTLPKELFQNFTVLKPSSETLEIQKKGINKGSSLNFLAKKLGINPNEVIAVGDSGNDIDMIKYAGLGIAMGNAFSEVKEIADYITYTNEEDGLAHVIEKFILNI, encoded by the coding sequence ATGTATAAACTTATAGGTATAGATATAGATGGTACTCTAGTAAAAAATAATAAAACTCTTTCAAATAAAACTATCGAAACTATTGAAAAAGCTAAAAAAAAAGGTATAAAAATTGTCTTAGTAACTGGCCGTCCTATTCAAGGATTAAAACAATACACAGAAAAGCTTGGACTAAATTCTGACAATGATTATGGAATCGCATGCAGTGGTGGCTTTATTCAATGTTTAGGAAATAAAAAAGTTATATTTGAAAGTTCCCTAACATTTAAAGAATTTAATTATTTATATAATCTTTCTAAGGATTTAAACATAACATTAAATTTTCTTTCTAGAGATACTATATTAACCCCTAATTTAAATTTAACTACTCAAGTTGAATGTTTTTTATCTAATATGTCTATGAAAATCACTGATTTTAAAACTTTGGATAAAAATACATTTATAAATAGAATAGTATATATAAATGAAACTGATGACTTTGCAAATCATTTAATGAAAATTATAAAAAGAGCTAATATAAAATATACTTTTCCTGAAAAATTACATGGAAATAGTAACTTAATTTTAGATGAAGATACATTACCTAAAGAACTTTTTCAGAATTTTACGGTATTAAAACCATCTTCTGAAACTTTAGAAATTCAAAAAAAGGGCATTAATAAAGGGTCTTCTTTAAATTTCTTAGCAAAAAAACTTGGTATAAATCCTAATGAAGTTATCGCTGTTGGCGATTCTGGTAATGATATTGACATGATAAAATATGCAGGTCTTGGAATTGCTATGGGAAATGCTTTCTCTGAAGTTAAAGAAATTGCAGACTACATAACATACACTAATGAAGAAGATGGGCTTGCTCATGTTATAGAAAAATTTATACTTAATATTTAG